The following are encoded together in the Methylobacterium radiotolerans JCM 2831 genome:
- a CDS encoding PAS domain-containing protein produces the protein MAAFKPLDGQTTSETFQSARDALDVVGRWEWDAGLDRVRADASVALVHNVDPIEAEEGVPLGRYFDSIHADDRARIEDLIRRSAREGTPYLAEHRVTSADGETRWVLVRGRFIGDHAGRPRSGSGILLDITRMRMFEDLADAAAPLLETSPLEVAADHAIAAMYAISALRDPELKVQADALLRTLGRKLALQEVRDRHRHMN, from the coding sequence GTGGCAGCTTTTAAGCCCCTGGACGGGCAAACAACCTCGGAAACCTTCCAGTCCGCACGCGATGCGCTCGACGTGGTCGGCCGTTGGGAATGGGACGCGGGCCTCGATCGGGTGCGCGCCGACGCCTCCGTCGCCCTGGTGCACAACGTCGATCCGATCGAGGCCGAGGAGGGTGTCCCGCTCGGCCGCTACTTCGACAGCATCCACGCGGACGACCGCGCGCGGATCGAGGATCTGATAAGGCGCAGCGCGCGCGAGGGGACACCGTACCTCGCCGAGCATCGGGTGACCTCGGCGGACGGTGAGACGCGCTGGGTGCTGGTGCGCGGCCGCTTCATCGGCGATCATGCCGGACGGCCTCGGAGCGGCAGCGGCATCCTCCTGGACATCACGCGGATGCGGATGTTCGAGGACCTGGCCGACGCGGCGGCGCCGCTGCTGGAGACGTCGCCCCTCGAAGTGGCGGCAGATCACGCCATCGCGGCGATGTACGCGATCAGTGCGCTGCGGGACCCGGAGCTGAAGGTGCAGGCCGACGCGCTGCTGAGGACGCTGGGCCGCAAGCTCGCCCTCCAGGAGGTTCGGGACCGGCACCGCCACATGAACTGA
- a CDS encoding HoxN/HupN/NixA family nickel/cobalt transporter: MEAIVPSDGTAPRVVRRRIGLLYLVLIAANIAAWIWAYSLFAGQPALLSTALLAYVFGLRHAVDPDHIAAIDNVTRKLMQAGQRPVSVGFWFALGHSTVVVVAAAAVALAATSLITASEGYRELGGLIGTGVSAAFLILIGLVNLVVLAGVWRAFRQVRRTGRYVEADFDMLLANQGVLARILRPLFRLVTRSWHMYPLGLLFALGFDTATEVSLFGLSAAQASQGTDLWTILVFPALFTAGMTLVDATDGVLMLGAYSWAYVQPMRKLFYNLTITLVSVAVALVIGTLEALNLLADKLNLQGWLWQRIAAINDHFGVLGFGIVGLFAAAWLLSFLIYRLGRFDRIAVEPADMP; encoded by the coding sequence ATGGAAGCGATCGTCCCGTCCGATGGCACGGCGCCGCGCGTCGTGCGACGCCGTATCGGTCTGCTCTACCTCGTCCTGATCGCGGCCAACATCGCGGCCTGGATATGGGCCTACAGCCTGTTCGCCGGCCAGCCGGCCCTGCTCTCGACCGCGCTGCTGGCCTACGTCTTCGGGCTGCGCCACGCGGTCGATCCCGACCACATCGCCGCCATCGACAACGTCACCCGCAAGCTGATGCAGGCGGGCCAGCGGCCGGTCTCGGTGGGCTTCTGGTTCGCGCTCGGCCACTCCACCGTGGTGGTGGTGGCCGCGGCCGCGGTGGCGCTGGCCGCGACCAGCCTGATCACGGCCTCGGAGGGCTACCGGGAGCTCGGCGGCCTGATCGGCACCGGCGTCTCGGCCGCCTTCCTGATCCTCATCGGCCTCGTCAACCTCGTCGTCCTCGCGGGCGTCTGGCGCGCGTTCCGGCAAGTGCGGCGCACCGGCCGCTACGTCGAGGCCGACTTCGACATGCTGCTCGCCAACCAGGGCGTTCTCGCCCGGATCCTGCGGCCCCTGTTCCGCCTCGTGACGCGCTCCTGGCACATGTACCCGCTGGGCCTGCTCTTCGCCCTCGGCTTCGACACCGCCACGGAGGTGAGCCTCTTCGGGCTGTCGGCCGCCCAGGCGAGCCAGGGCACCGACCTGTGGACGATCCTGGTCTTCCCGGCGCTGTTCACCGCCGGGATGACGCTGGTCGACGCGACCGACGGCGTGCTGATGCTCGGGGCCTACAGCTGGGCCTATGTCCAGCCCATGCGGAAGCTGTTCTACAACCTCACCATCACCCTGGTGTCGGTGGCGGTCGCGCTGGTGATCGGCACGCTGGAGGCGCTGAACCTCCTGGCGGACAAGCTCAACCTGCAGGGCTGGCTCTGGCAGCGGATCGCCGCGATCAACGATCATTTCGGCGTGCTCGGCTTCGGCATCGTCGGGCTCTTCGCGGCGGCGTGGCTCCTGTCGTTCCTCATCTACCGCCTCGGCCGGTTCGACCGGATCGCGGTCGAACCGGCCGATATGCCCTGA
- a CDS encoding methyl-accepting chemotaxis protein has protein sequence MLSLTIGRKLILSSAVTAAFAVGVIYNQWNSDRRIAEATDAVVREQAILSGISQAQVALNRIQLSFKAVDLARTGPEADAAVSAAAREADQAMRGLERPIAIALKPQILRDSGKALQDLATAIGSYAGAGRGDLRGGAADSEAASAARRSITDQIARAEGMINQAVANARGFTDSAMQTTAEQVSAATRFGLVAGAAMLLSLLGAAMLLMLNIQRPITRLVAVLERMAAGEIDAEIAERRRGDEIGALGRAVDTIKSMVARKAAEEAERRQIADAAAAAERRRTMVEMADSFERAVGGIVGLVSSSSTELQATAEQMTANASQTAARSSTVAAAAEEAAANVGTVAVAAEELGTSVQEIGRQVAGSAGLAQAAVAEADQTTRLVQELSQAAEQIGAMVGLISNIAGQTNLLALNATIEAARAGEAGRGFAVVAAEVKALANQTARATQEIGQRIGQVQGVTDQAVAAIGGITGRIREINDVAAGIAAAVEQQSAATQEIVRNVAQASNGTSEVTGNIAGVARASEETGAAAAHVLTSASELSQQSERLSEEVRRFLTTVRAA, from the coding sequence ATGCTCAGCCTGACTATCGGACGTAAGCTCATCCTTTCCTCTGCTGTCACGGCCGCGTTCGCTGTCGGCGTCATCTACAACCAGTGGAACAGCGATCGCCGGATCGCCGAGGCGACCGATGCGGTCGTCCGCGAGCAGGCAATCCTGTCCGGGATCTCCCAGGCACAGGTCGCCCTGAATCGCATCCAGCTGAGCTTCAAGGCCGTCGATCTCGCGCGGACTGGTCCCGAGGCCGACGCGGCCGTCTCCGCCGCCGCGCGGGAGGCCGATCAGGCGATGCGGGGGCTGGAGCGTCCCATCGCCATCGCGCTCAAGCCGCAGATCCTGCGCGACAGCGGGAAGGCTCTCCAGGACTTGGCCACCGCGATCGGCAGCTATGCCGGAGCCGGGCGGGGCGACCTGCGCGGCGGCGCGGCCGATTCCGAGGCGGCCAGTGCGGCGCGACGGTCCATCACGGACCAGATCGCCCGGGCGGAGGGGATGATCAACCAGGCGGTCGCCAACGCGCGCGGCTTCACCGACAGCGCCATGCAGACCACCGCCGAGCAAGTCAGCGCCGCGACGCGTTTCGGTCTGGTCGCGGGCGCCGCGATGCTGCTGAGCCTGCTCGGGGCGGCGATGCTGCTGATGCTCAACATCCAGCGCCCGATCACCCGCCTCGTCGCCGTTCTGGAGCGCATGGCTGCCGGCGAGATCGACGCCGAGATCGCCGAGCGCCGGCGCGGCGACGAGATCGGCGCACTCGGCCGCGCCGTCGACACCATCAAGAGCATGGTCGCCCGCAAGGCGGCCGAGGAGGCCGAGCGTCGCCAGATCGCCGACGCGGCCGCCGCGGCGGAGCGCCGGCGCACGATGGTCGAGATGGCCGACAGCTTCGAGCGGGCGGTCGGGGGGATCGTCGGCCTGGTGTCCTCGTCCTCCACCGAGCTGCAGGCCACGGCCGAGCAGATGACCGCCAACGCCAGCCAGACGGCCGCGCGATCGAGCACGGTGGCGGCGGCGGCCGAAGAGGCGGCGGCGAATGTCGGGACGGTCGCGGTGGCTGCCGAGGAGCTGGGCACGTCCGTGCAGGAGATCGGGCGGCAGGTGGCCGGCTCGGCCGGGCTCGCTCAGGCGGCTGTCGCGGAGGCTGACCAGACCACGCGCCTCGTGCAGGAGCTCAGCCAGGCGGCCGAGCAGATCGGCGCGATGGTCGGCTTGATCTCGAACATCGCGGGCCAGACGAACCTTCTGGCGCTCAACGCGACGATCGAGGCGGCGCGCGCGGGCGAGGCCGGGCGCGGCTTCGCGGTCGTGGCGGCCGAGGTCAAGGCGTTGGCCAACCAGACGGCGCGCGCCACCCAGGAGATCGGCCAGCGCATCGGCCAGGTACAGGGCGTGACCGATCAGGCCGTCGCGGCGATCGGCGGGATCACGGGACGGATCCGCGAGATCAACGATGTGGCGGCCGGCATCGCCGCGGCTGTCGAGCAGCAGAGCGCCGCCACGCAGGAGATCGTGCGCAACGTGGCGCAGGCCTCGAACGGCACGTCCGAGGTGACCGGCAACATCGCGGGCGTGGCCCGGGCGTCCGAGGAGACGGGCGCGGCAGCCGCCCATGTCCTGACGTCGGCGTCCGAGCTGTCACAGCAATCCGAGCGACTGTCGGAGGAGGTGCGCCGCTTCCTGACCACCGTGCGGGCCGCCTGA
- a CDS encoding TAXI family TRAP transporter solute-binding subunit, which yields MLADLQISAARMIRRSRTTVIVLGVMAGAAIVALLVHLLLGLLSLEIAVAKTSTEDREAAQALTQLFETQHPRLRIRTIFEPDRLGASAALDRGETQLALVRSDAAPKDGQTLVILRRDAVVFLAPGGSAVDSVAKLRGSTVGLLDGRKLDPRLLDLILTHFGIPPSSVHRRILTIDQLTEAARGRQIDSVFVVAPVGSALWLPLFTALRKGSGAVKLFEVDEAAAIAKEHPVLDTIDVPKGAFLGSLPEPGDDITTLSVSHRLVARGAMPDWLAGEITREVLTGKPRLVALDDDLAGIEAPDTDDKVQALPIHPGATAYLTGNQPSLSDQAQNAAYWVGLMISAAASLGAAGIGLYRRFRPRQPPTRVMRLLEIWLSVSSADPVELDQLEREADALAAETIRIEAHRRTESIEIRLVALLVTHVREAVQRRRHAARRTS from the coding sequence ATGCTGGCGGATCTGCAGATCAGCGCGGCACGGATGATCCGGCGTTCCAGAACGACTGTCATCGTCCTCGGGGTCATGGCCGGGGCCGCCATCGTCGCCCTGCTCGTCCATCTCCTCCTCGGCCTGCTCTCCCTGGAGATCGCGGTCGCCAAGACCAGCACCGAGGACCGGGAGGCCGCACAGGCCCTGACGCAGCTCTTCGAGACGCAGCATCCGCGGCTGCGCATCCGGACGATCTTCGAGCCGGATCGCCTCGGGGCGTCGGCGGCCCTGGACAGGGGCGAGACCCAGCTCGCCCTGGTGCGCAGCGACGCCGCACCGAAGGACGGGCAGACCCTGGTCATCCTGCGCCGCGACGCGGTGGTCTTCCTCGCGCCCGGGGGCAGCGCCGTCGACAGCGTGGCCAAGCTGCGGGGCAGCACCGTCGGGCTCCTCGACGGGCGGAAGCTCGACCCGCGCCTGCTCGACCTGATCCTGACGCATTTCGGCATCCCGCCGAGCAGCGTGCATCGCAGGATCCTGACGATCGACCAGCTGACAGAGGCCGCCCGCGGCCGCCAGATCGATTCGGTGTTCGTGGTCGCCCCAGTCGGCAGCGCGCTGTGGCTGCCGCTGTTCACGGCGCTGCGCAAAGGCTCCGGGGCGGTGAAGCTGTTCGAGGTCGACGAGGCGGCGGCGATCGCCAAGGAGCACCCCGTGCTCGACACGATCGACGTGCCCAAGGGCGCCTTCCTCGGCTCGCTGCCGGAGCCGGGCGACGACATCACCACGCTGTCCGTCAGCCACCGGCTCGTGGCCCGCGGCGCCATGCCGGACTGGCTCGCGGGCGAGATCACGCGCGAGGTTCTCACCGGCAAGCCGCGGCTCGTCGCGCTCGACGACGATCTGGCCGGCATCGAGGCCCCCGACACCGACGACAAGGTCCAGGCGCTGCCGATCCATCCGGGTGCCACGGCGTACCTGACCGGGAACCAGCCCAGCCTGAGCGATCAGGCGCAGAACGCGGCCTACTGGGTCGGGCTCATGATCAGCGCGGCGGCCTCGCTCGGCGCGGCGGGCATCGGCCTGTATCGGCGCTTCCGGCCGCGGCAGCCGCCCACCCGGGTCATGCGCCTCCTGGAGATCTGGCTGTCCGTCTCGAGTGCCGACCCGGTCGAGCTCGATCAGCTGGAACGGGAGGCCGACGCGCTCGCGGCGGAGACGATCCGGATCGAGGCCCACCGGCGGACGGAGAGCATCGAGATCCGCCTCGTCGCCCTGCTCGTCACCCATGTCCGCGAGGCCGTCCAGCGCCGGCGGCATGCGGCGCGACGGACGTCGTAG
- a CDS encoding DUF6894 family protein, whose protein sequence is MPRYFFDIHDGQLQRDEDGTECADFDAARREAMISLPDVARWEIPSDGDRQSYTVIVRDAAGAPIYTATLTFTGLRLSEAAE, encoded by the coding sequence GTGCCACGCTATTTCTTCGATATCCACGACGGCCAGTTGCAACGGGACGAGGACGGGACCGAGTGCGCCGACTTCGACGCCGCTCGCAGAGAGGCGATGATCTCCCTCCCGGACGTCGCGCGATGGGAGATCCCGAGCGACGGGGACAGGCAATCCTACACGGTGATTGTCCGGGATGCGGCGGGCGCTCCGATCTACACGGCGACGCTGACTTTCACCGGCCTGAGGCTGAGCGAGGCGGCCGAGTAG
- a CDS encoding TetR/AcrR family transcriptional regulator encodes MGIPPPKPGSLRARKRQETLERIAETGLRLFSQHGYEATTLDAIAEAAGISRRTFFYYFKSKEEILLDWQMRGFGAALRRAVLAQPEGKVPVEVVRDALLTLSTGFRTQEFISIDRVMRSSETLKARKQAAYGLHEQALHAALIERWGDPARSASLRLVAMASLGAMRLAIEAWIQAGGDRPVDAFLRAAFAGLAAEFCAPSR; translated from the coding sequence ATGGGGATCCCGCCACCGAAGCCCGGCAGCCTGCGCGCGCGAAAGCGGCAGGAGACACTGGAACGGATCGCCGAGACCGGCCTGCGGTTGTTCAGCCAGCACGGCTACGAGGCCACGACTCTGGACGCGATCGCCGAGGCCGCCGGCATCTCGCGTCGAACCTTCTTCTACTACTTCAAGTCGAAAGAAGAGATTCTGCTGGATTGGCAGATGCGGGGCTTCGGCGCGGCCCTGCGCAGGGCCGTCCTGGCCCAGCCGGAGGGCAAGGTTCCGGTCGAGGTCGTCCGCGACGCCCTGCTGACGCTGTCGACGGGATTCCGGACCCAGGAGTTCATCAGCATCGACCGGGTCATGCGATCCAGCGAGACCCTGAAGGCCCGCAAGCAGGCGGCCTACGGCCTGCACGAGCAGGCCCTGCATGCCGCACTCATCGAGCGCTGGGGGGATCCGGCCCGCAGCGCCTCGCTGCGCCTCGTCGCCATGGCGTCGCTCGGTGCGATGCGCTTGGCGATCGAGGCCTGGATCCAGGCGGGCGGGGACCGGCCGGTGGACGCCTTCCTGCGGGCCGCCTTCGCCGGCCTTGCGGCCGAGTTCTGCGCGCCGTCCCGTTAG
- a CDS encoding epoxide hydrolase family protein codes for MRDFTVVWDAARLAWVRERVRAYRMPRLPTGAGWRYGCDPDVLAALCAHWLDGFDEAAAAAELNRFPQILARVEDLDLHAVHVVGEAEGRRPLLLIHGWPGSIYEFWSVIEPLAFPSRHGGRPEDAFDLVIPALPGFGFSGKPAAPIGARTAARLFDRLMREALGYPRYRVQGGDWGAGVAAWLGLDHADALEAIHLNYLLVQPDAEPESAAERAWQKQAAATQQALGAYAQLQGTKPLSLGYAMADEPVAQLAWLVERFHDWADLRERPFAQVFSNDQLLTNALLYILTDSFATATWFYAGAQLEGVRRMPPGRRVTVPTAFAAYPDPRTPAPPRDWLERGYAVSRWRTMPRGGHFAAMEAPDLFVQDLRDWGRG; via the coding sequence ATGCGAGACTTCACGGTCGTCTGGGACGCGGCGCGGCTGGCCTGGGTGCGGGAGCGCGTGCGGGCCTACCGCATGCCGCGCCTGCCGACGGGGGCCGGCTGGCGCTACGGCTGCGATCCGGACGTCCTGGCCGCCCTGTGCGCCCACTGGCTCGACGGCTTCGACGAGGCCGCCGCCGCGGCCGAGCTCAACCGCTTCCCGCAGATCCTGGCCCGCGTCGAGGATCTCGACCTGCACGCGGTCCACGTCGTCGGTGAGGCGGAGGGCCGGCGCCCGCTGCTGCTGATCCACGGCTGGCCGGGCTCGATCTACGAGTTCTGGTCGGTGATCGAGCCCCTGGCCTTCCCGTCGCGCCACGGCGGGCGGCCGGAGGACGCGTTCGACCTCGTGATCCCGGCGCTGCCCGGCTTCGGCTTCTCGGGCAAACCCGCCGCGCCGATCGGGGCGCGCACCGCGGCGCGGCTGTTCGACCGCCTGATGCGCGAGGCGTTGGGCTACCCGCGCTACCGGGTGCAGGGCGGCGACTGGGGCGCCGGGGTCGCGGCCTGGCTCGGCCTCGACCACGCCGACGCGCTGGAGGCGATCCACCTGAACTACCTGCTGGTGCAGCCCGACGCCGAGCCGGAGAGCGCGGCGGAGCGGGCCTGGCAGAAGCAGGCCGCGGCCACCCAGCAGGCCCTCGGGGCCTACGCGCAGCTCCAGGGCACCAAGCCCCTGTCCCTGGGCTACGCCATGGCGGACGAGCCGGTGGCGCAGCTGGCCTGGCTGGTCGAGCGCTTCCACGACTGGGCCGACCTGCGGGAGCGGCCCTTCGCGCAGGTGTTCTCGAACGATCAGCTCCTGACCAACGCCCTGCTCTACATCCTGACCGATTCCTTCGCGACGGCGACGTGGTTCTACGCCGGCGCGCAGCTTGAGGGCGTGCGCCGGATGCCGCCGGGCCGGCGCGTCACGGTGCCGACGGCCTTCGCGGCCTACCCGGATCCGCGCACGCCCGCGCCGCCGCGGGACTGGCTCGAGCGCGGCTACGCGGTCTCGCGCTGGCGGACGATGCCGCGCGGCGGGCACTTCGCCGCCATGGAGGCTCCGGACCTGTTCGTCCAGGACCTGCGGGACTGGGGCCGCGGCTGA
- a CDS encoding alpha/beta hydrolase family protein: protein MLDCSSPTAARPTPSRRQVGALLLGTLAAGLTRPAAAQPVVEDVRIADFDWVDGARQRPVPARLYWPNTSSLRRRVPLVVFSHGLGQSRTGYSYLGRHWASHGVASLHLQHVGSDTSVWTGNPLALLDRIERAAQEQEAFARARDLRFALDRILVQDGGAFGDRIDPRRIVAAGHSYGANTTLIAAGARVIRDGRPLQARDPRIAAGIVISAPPFYGERDLRAVLGAVEIPTLHVTATEDVIQLPGRTSPFSDRLAVYEAIATPRKALAVFRGGSHSIFTDRPLTGGLNLNPQVKEATATGALAFLDLAFGGDPEPLRAWSSTWKPILAVAPAGFASASLAQPAVSSRERDRARAHPVQPL from the coding sequence ATGCTCGATTGCTCCAGTCCGACAGCGGCGCGGCCGACGCCCAGCCGGCGGCAGGTCGGCGCCCTGCTGCTGGGAACCCTGGCCGCGGGACTGACGCGCCCGGCCGCGGCGCAGCCTGTCGTGGAGGACGTCCGGATCGCCGATTTCGACTGGGTCGACGGCGCGCGTCAGCGGCCCGTGCCGGCACGCCTCTACTGGCCGAACACGTCGTCGCTCCGGCGGCGCGTTCCGCTCGTCGTGTTCTCGCACGGTCTCGGGCAGTCCCGGACCGGATACAGCTATCTCGGTCGGCACTGGGCGTCCCACGGGGTCGCGAGCCTGCACCTGCAGCACGTCGGCAGCGACACGTCCGTCTGGACCGGCAATCCCCTGGCGCTGCTCGACCGGATCGAGCGGGCGGCGCAGGAACAGGAGGCGTTCGCGCGGGCGCGCGACCTGCGCTTCGCCCTGGACCGCATCCTCGTTCAGGACGGGGGCGCTTTCGGAGACCGGATCGACCCGCGCCGGATCGTTGCGGCCGGCCATTCCTACGGTGCCAACACGACGCTGATCGCGGCGGGCGCGCGCGTCATCCGCGACGGACGCCCCCTTCAGGCGCGGGACCCGCGGATCGCGGCCGGCATCGTGATCTCGGCGCCGCCCTTCTACGGCGAGCGCGACCTGCGGGCCGTCCTGGGCGCGGTGGAGATCCCGACCCTGCACGTCACGGCGACCGAGGACGTCATCCAGCTGCCCGGGCGCACCTCGCCGTTCAGCGATCGCCTCGCCGTGTACGAGGCGATCGCGACGCCCCGGAAGGCGCTGGCGGTCTTCCGGGGCGGCTCGCACAGCATCTTCACCGACCGTCCCCTGACCGGCGGTCTGAACCTGAACCCGCAGGTGAAGGAGGCGACCGCCACCGGGGCGCTGGCCTTTCTCGACCTCGCGTTCGGCGGCGATCCGGAGCCGCTGCGCGCGTGGTCCTCGACCTGGAAGCCGATCCTCGCCGTCGCGCCCGCGGGCTTCGCGAGCGCGTCGCTGGCGCAACCCGCCGTGTCGTCCCGCGAGAGGGACCGGGCGCGCGCGCACCCGGTGCAACCGCTCTGA
- a CDS encoding type II toxin-antitoxin system Phd/YefM family antitoxin, protein MQEIQLRDAKATLSAVIDQAKQGAPSIITRHGRPEAVLLSFEEWQRLSRVPSFGRLLMAAPVAADDLPSPSGGLRSAEL, encoded by the coding sequence ATGCAGGAGATCCAGCTTCGCGACGCCAAGGCGACGCTGTCGGCCGTCATCGATCAGGCCAAGCAGGGCGCGCCCTCGATCATCACGCGCCACGGCCGGCCCGAGGCGGTGCTGCTCAGCTTCGAGGAGTGGCAGCGGCTGTCCCGCGTCCCGTCGTTCGGCCGCCTGCTCATGGCCGCGCCCGTCGCGGCGGACGACCTCCCCTCCCCGTCCGGCGGGCTCAGAAGCGCCGAGCTGTGA
- a CDS encoding TetR/AcrR family transcriptional regulator has protein sequence MTTRQGPRPGGRSARVQTSVQAAVRELLTRTDRSEITVPLVAAAAGVTPSTIYRRWGTLAELFADVAVERLRPDAEPADTGNGRTDLEAWAEQYADEMSSAPGRAMIRDVLAASDANCAQRCCSFTRDQIAIIADRALARGEAFPDPEAVLDGVVSPILYRILFGTAPNRERIRALVERTLTSREAT, from the coding sequence ATGACGACGAGGCAAGGGCCGCGTCCGGGCGGGCGCAGCGCGCGGGTGCAGACCTCGGTTCAGGCGGCCGTGCGCGAACTCCTGACCCGGACGGACCGTTCGGAGATCACGGTGCCCCTGGTGGCCGCCGCGGCGGGCGTGACGCCGTCGACGATCTACCGGCGGTGGGGCACGCTCGCCGAACTCTTCGCCGACGTCGCAGTCGAGCGGCTGCGTCCCGACGCCGAGCCGGCCGATACCGGCAACGGCCGGACCGATCTCGAGGCCTGGGCGGAACAGTACGCGGACGAGATGTCGTCCGCGCCGGGGCGGGCGATGATCCGGGACGTTCTGGCGGCGTCGGACGCGAACTGTGCCCAGCGATGCTGCAGCTTCACGCGCGATCAGATCGCGATCATCGCGGATCGGGCCCTGGCCCGCGGCGAGGCCTTCCCGGATCCCGAGGCGGTGCTGGACGGGGTCGTCTCGCCGATTCTCTACCGGATCCTGTTCGGGACCGCGCCGAACCGGGAGCGGATCCGCGCACTGGTCGAGCGCACCCTCACGTCGCGCGAAGCGACCTGA
- a CDS encoding type II toxin-antitoxin system VapC family toxin, with translation MYLVDTNVLSAGAPTKAVPAVDLIDWMDRNSAGLHLSVVTIAEIEDGIAKSRREGAARKAERLAAWLETLLHLYAAKVLPIDLAVARHIGGLSDLARGQGHAPGFADLAIAATARCNGWTILTRNVRHFAPLGVPACDPFVALPADGP, from the coding sequence GTGTACCTCGTCGACACCAATGTCCTCTCGGCCGGCGCCCCGACCAAGGCCGTCCCGGCCGTCGACCTGATCGACTGGATGGACCGGAACAGCGCCGGGCTCCACCTCTCCGTCGTCACGATCGCCGAGATCGAGGACGGCATCGCGAAGAGCCGCAGGGAGGGTGCCGCGCGCAAGGCTGAGCGCCTCGCGGCGTGGCTGGAGACCCTGCTGCACCTGTACGCCGCCAAGGTTCTCCCGATCGACCTCGCCGTCGCGCGGCACATCGGCGGATTGTCCGATCTGGCGCGCGGTCAGGGGCACGCGCCCGGCTTCGCGGATCTCGCGATCGCCGCCACGGCGCGCTGCAACGGCTGGACGATCCTCACTCGGAATGTGCGGCACTTCGCGCCGCTGGGCGTTCCCGCGTGCGATCCCTTCGTGGCGCTGCCGGCCGATGGGCCGTGA
- a CDS encoding MFS transporter, whose amino-acid sequence MTRVGNLKVVAVAGGGTLFFHAAVLGTFLAASAAPTPLYRFYQETYALSPVLTTAVFAVYALALLKALLVAGSISDHLGRRPVICGALLLELVAMVLFTTAHGAWGLIAARFVQGVATGIAASSLGAALVDVDRGRAQLVNAIMPLIGMAVGALGTSALVQYGPHPLRLVYAILGAVFVAQAALLWLTPETGERRTGALRALRPRVVVPPQARRPLAAITPTNIATWMLGGFYLSIVPSLVVAATGSRTPLTSGVMVAALMVAGACAVVQRRGGDAAANLTIGTLAMTTGLVIVLAGMHGGSVPVLIGGTLVGGAGFGTSFLGALGTIVPLAKPGERAGLLSTYYVESYLAFSLPVICAGYLVRRIGYVTTADIYAAAIVAMSAAGFLARRAMAARRVLPG is encoded by the coding sequence ATGACCAGGGTCGGCAACCTGAAAGTTGTGGCTGTCGCGGGCGGCGGCACGCTGTTCTTCCACGCGGCGGTGCTCGGCACCTTCCTCGCCGCGTCCGCCGCGCCGACGCCGCTGTACCGTTTCTATCAGGAGACCTACGCGCTCTCCCCCGTGCTCACGACCGCGGTGTTCGCGGTCTACGCGCTGGCCCTCCTCAAGGCGCTTCTCGTCGCCGGGTCGATCTCGGACCACCTGGGTCGACGGCCGGTGATCTGCGGCGCGCTGCTCCTCGAACTCGTGGCGATGGTCCTGTTCACGACGGCCCACGGGGCGTGGGGTCTCATCGCGGCGCGCTTCGTCCAGGGCGTGGCCACCGGCATCGCGGCGAGTTCCCTGGGCGCCGCGCTGGTCGACGTCGACCGGGGGCGGGCCCAGCTCGTGAACGCGATCATGCCGCTGATCGGGATGGCGGTGGGCGCGCTCGGGACCAGCGCGCTCGTGCAGTACGGCCCGCATCCGCTCCGTCTCGTCTACGCGATCCTGGGGGCGGTGTTCGTCGCGCAGGCCGCCCTCCTCTGGCTGACGCCCGAGACCGGGGAGCGCCGCACGGGAGCGCTGCGGGCCCTGAGGCCCCGCGTCGTGGTCCCGCCGCAGGCCAGACGGCCGCTGGCCGCGATCACGCCGACCAACATCGCGACCTGGATGCTCGGCGGCTTCTACCTCTCCATCGTCCCCTCGCTGGTGGTCGCCGCGACGGGCAGCCGGACACCGTTGACGAGCGGCGTCATGGTCGCGGCCCTGATGGTCGCGGGCGCCTGCGCGGTCGTCCAGCGGCGCGGCGGGGACGCGGCAGCCAACCTGACGATCGGGACGCTGGCCATGACGACCGGTCTCGTCATCGTGCTCGCCGGCATGCACGGCGGGAGCGTGCCGGTCCTGATCGGCGGGACGTTGGTCGGCGGCGCCGGCTTCGGGACGAGCTTCCTCGGTGCCCTCGGGACGATCGTTCCGCTGGCGAAGCCGGGCGAGCGGGCGGGGCTTCTCTCGACCTACTATGTCGAGAGCTACCTGGCCTTCAGCCTGCCGGTGATCTGTGCCGGATATCTGGTGCGCCGGATCGGCTACGTGACCACCGCCGACATCTACGCGGCCGCCATCGTCGCCATGAGCGCGGCCGGGTTCCTGGCACGGCGGGCGATGGCGGCGCGGCGCGTCCTGCCCGGCTGA
- a CDS encoding GNAT family N-acetyltransferase yields the protein MTETLRDNIEQSRFELQVGDDVAFATYRREPGRLVIGYVYAPPVLRGTGAAARLMEGVAAHARAAGDRIVPLCGYARAWLRGHQAHRDLLA from the coding sequence ATGACCGAGACGCTGCGCGACAATATCGAGCAAAGCCGGTTCGAGCTGCAGGTCGGCGACGACGTCGCCTTCGCGACCTACCGGCGCGAACCCGGCCGGCTCGTCATCGGCTACGTCTACGCGCCGCCGGTCCTGCGCGGCACCGGGGCGGCCGCGCGGCTCATGGAGGGGGTCGCGGCGCACGCGCGCGCCGCGGGGGATCGGATCGTACCCCTGTGCGGCTACGCCCGGGCATGGCTGCGCGGTCACCAAGCGCATCGCGACCTGCTCGCGTGA